Below is a window of Patescibacteria group bacterium DNA.
GTTAATTTTCGCGCAAAAAGTTCGCGGTCGGGGGCGACGATGAGTTCATTTTTCGCAAAATCAAAACCCGCGACGAAAAACGGCTCGGGCATACCGCCGAGCTCGACGCCGCGGCGTTGACCGAGCGTGTAAAGCGGTAGTCCATGATGTTCGCCGACGCTTGTGCCGTCGGTCGTCCGGATTTTGCCTGGACGAAAAATTTTCTTCGGCAGATTTTGCTGCAAAAAATCGCTGACTTCCATGCCTTCCAGGAAGCAGATTCCGGCGCTTTCCTTCTTCTCCGCAAAATTGCGGAAGCCTATTTTTACAGCCATTTTCTTGACTTCAGTTTTCTTCAAATTGCCGAGCGGGAAAATCACTTGCTTTAATTTTTCTTCCGTCAGGCGACAGAGGAAGTACGACTGGTCTTTCGTCGCGTCGCGACCGCGCAAAAGTTTATTTTTTTCAATGCGCGCGTAGTGTCCGGTCGCCAACTTCTCACAGCCGAGTTCGCGCATTTTGGTCATTAATTTTCCAAATTTAATTTGGGGATTGCAGACGACGCAGGGATTTGGCGTGCGATTTCGCGCATAATTGCGCAGGAAATCGGCGACGACTTGCTGCTCGAATTCAGCCCGAAAATTCAAAACATAGAAGGGGATTGCGAGCTTCGCGGCGACTTCGCGCGCGGCGGCGACGGAATTTGCTTGGTTTGGGTTAACCCCCGAGTTAACTCGGGGGTTAACTTTACTAAAAAGATCGAGATGGACGGCAATCAGCTCGTGTCCCGCTTTTTGCAAAAGCGCGGCTGAGACGGCCGAGTCCACTCCTCCCGAGATGGCGAGCAGGATTTTCATTGCAAATTATTCGACACGCTCAATCGCTGCGCCGAGATTCTGCAATTTCTCGGCAAAATTTTCGTAGCCGCGGTCGATGTATTCCACATTCGTAATCTCCGAAATGCCTTTCGCGGAGAGTGCGGCGAGGACCATCGCTGCACCGGCGCGCAGGTCGCAGCTCGCGATTTTCGCGCCACGCAATTTGTCACCGCCGAAGACGACGGCTTGGTGCGGATTGAAAACCTCGACGCGCGCGCCCATTTTTTCCAGCTCAAAAAGATAATTCAG
It encodes the following:
- the mnmA gene encoding tRNA 2-thiouridine(34) synthase MnmA codes for the protein MKILLAISGGVDSAVSAALLQKAGHELIAVHLDLFSKVNPRVNSGVNPNQANSVAAAREVAAKLAIPFYVLNFRAEFEQQVVADFLRNYARNRTPNPCVVCNPQIKFGKLMTKMRELGCEKLATGHYARIEKNKLLRGRDATKDQSYFLCRLTEEKLKQVIFPLGNLKKTEVKKMAVKIGFRNFAEKKESAGICFLEGMEVSDFLQQNLPKKIFRPGKIRTTDGTSVGEHHGLPLYTLGQRRGVELGGMPEPFFVAGFDFAKNELIVAPDRELFARKLTAKKLSWVGAPPKNGAKILAQIRYRAPAEPGRITLLKTRAIFEFDEPVRAITPGQTVAFFRGNVCLGGGEIC